From a region of the Rhodococcus sp. 4CII genome:
- a CDS encoding sterol desaturase family protein encodes MTTTPPADRRQRRSISLRDAADQFRRHPSPWMIGGMLIAAATARLAVGDWQITDAVVPVVMLAVFPFAEWVIHVCILHSKPRKVLGLTVDSLLARKHREHHVDPRDVPLIFIPWQTLTWLIPVLVATALLAFPRVGLGLTFLVVLSILGVLYEWTHYLIHSDYKPNSRLYRAIWRNHRHHHYKNEHYWFTVTTSGTADRILGTDPDPDSVEKSPTARNLHSVR; translated from the coding sequence ATGACCACGACACCTCCCGCAGATCGCCGCCAACGCAGGTCGATCAGCCTCCGCGACGCCGCGGACCAGTTCCGCCGCCACCCGTCCCCGTGGATGATCGGCGGCATGCTGATCGCCGCGGCGACCGCCCGCCTCGCCGTCGGCGACTGGCAGATCACCGACGCCGTCGTTCCCGTGGTGATGCTGGCGGTGTTCCCGTTCGCCGAATGGGTCATCCACGTGTGCATCCTGCACTCGAAGCCCCGGAAAGTCCTGGGCCTGACCGTCGATTCGCTCCTCGCCCGGAAGCACCGCGAGCACCACGTCGATCCCCGCGACGTGCCGCTGATCTTCATCCCGTGGCAGACATTGACGTGGTTGATCCCGGTGCTCGTGGCCACTGCGCTGCTCGCGTTTCCGCGCGTCGGGCTCGGACTGACGTTCCTGGTGGTGCTGAGCATCCTGGGCGTGCTGTACGAATGGACGCACTACCTCATCCACAGCGACTACAAGCCGAACTCACGCCTGTACCGGGCGATCTGGCGCAACCACCGTCACCACCACTACAAGAACGAGCACTACTGGTTCACGGTGACCACCTCGGGCACCGCCGACCGGATCCTCGGCACCGACCCCGACCCCGACTCGGTGGAGAAGTCGCCCACCGCCCGCAACCTCCACTCCGTGCGCTGA
- the glgX gene encoding glycogen debranching protein GlgX: protein MEASESTGTTHIPVWPGSAYPLGATYDGAGTNFSLFSEVAEAVDLCLIAKDGTETRVRLDEVDGYVWHAYLPTVVPGQRYGYRIHGPWDPAAGHRCDPSKLLLDPYGKAFDGDFDGDRSLFSYDIEAPADAAPEEPEETAPIVDTDDDIEAEDAEEPAAEPEENSAPGLPGHDSLGHTMTTVVINPFFDWAADRAPKHPYHDTVIYEAHVKGMTATHPGVPEELRGTYAGLAHPVIIDHLVDLGVTAIELMPVHQFMHDQTLLDKGLRNYWGYNTFGFLAPHTGYSSAEKPGAAVSEFKAMVRSFHEAGIEVILDVVYNHTAEGNHLGPTISFRGIDNAAYYRLVDGDAEHYMDYTGTGNSLNARHPHTLQLIMDSLRYWVTEMHVDGFRFDLASTLARELHDVDRLSAFFDLVQQDPIVSQVKLIAEPWDIGEGGYQVGNFPGLWTEWNGKYRDTVRDYWRGEPATLGEFASRLTGSSDLYEATGRRPGASINFVIAHDGFTLHDLVSYNEKHNEANGEGNNDGESHNRSWNCGVEGPTDDPDILDLRGRQSRNILATLLLSQGTPMLAHGDEMGRTQQGNNNVYCQDSELSWMDWSLADSNADLVEFTKRVIALRMKNPVFRRRRFFEGTPIRSGDQTRDIAWLTPGGEEMTPEDWDSGFGKSLAVFLNGEGIPEPNHRGERVVGDSFLLCFNAHDEEIEFSTPNSDYADEWAVVLDTAVPTGAKEAVIKAGDPLQVEARSLVVLRRTA, encoded by the coding sequence ATGGAAGCGAGCGAGTCGACCGGCACCACTCACATTCCCGTGTGGCCCGGCAGCGCCTACCCGCTGGGCGCCACCTACGACGGAGCCGGGACTAACTTCTCATTGTTCTCCGAGGTCGCCGAGGCGGTCGATCTGTGCCTGATCGCGAAGGACGGCACCGAGACGCGGGTGCGGCTCGACGAGGTCGACGGCTACGTGTGGCATGCGTACCTGCCGACCGTCGTGCCCGGGCAGCGGTACGGGTACCGGATCCACGGCCCGTGGGACCCCGCCGCCGGGCACCGCTGCGACCCGAGCAAGCTTCTCCTCGACCCCTACGGCAAGGCGTTCGACGGAGACTTCGACGGAGACCGCTCCCTGTTCTCCTACGACATCGAGGCGCCCGCCGATGCCGCCCCTGAGGAACCGGAGGAGACCGCCCCGATCGTCGACACCGACGACGACATCGAGGCGGAGGACGCGGAGGAGCCCGCCGCGGAACCCGAGGAGAACTCCGCGCCGGGGCTGCCGGGACACGACTCGCTCGGTCACACGATGACGACGGTCGTGATCAACCCGTTCTTCGACTGGGCCGCGGACCGCGCGCCGAAACATCCGTACCACGACACCGTGATCTACGAAGCCCACGTCAAGGGCATGACGGCGACGCATCCCGGGGTACCGGAGGAGCTCCGCGGCACGTACGCGGGTCTGGCGCATCCGGTGATCATCGATCACCTCGTCGACCTCGGGGTCACCGCGATCGAACTGATGCCGGTGCACCAATTCATGCACGACCAGACCCTCCTCGACAAGGGGCTGCGGAACTACTGGGGCTACAACACGTTCGGCTTCCTCGCCCCGCACACCGGGTATTCGTCGGCGGAGAAGCCGGGCGCCGCGGTGTCCGAGTTCAAGGCGATGGTGCGCTCGTTCCACGAGGCGGGTATCGAGGTGATCCTCGACGTGGTCTACAACCACACCGCCGAGGGCAATCATCTCGGCCCGACCATCTCGTTCCGCGGCATCGACAACGCCGCCTACTACCGGTTGGTCGACGGCGACGCCGAGCACTACATGGACTACACCGGCACCGGGAACAGCCTCAACGCCCGGCACCCGCACACGCTGCAGCTGATCATGGATTCACTGCGATACTGGGTCACCGAGATGCACGTCGACGGATTCCGGTTCGACCTGGCGTCCACGCTTGCCCGCGAACTGCACGACGTCGACCGGCTGTCCGCGTTCTTCGACCTCGTCCAGCAGGACCCGATCGTCAGCCAGGTCAAGCTCATCGCCGAACCGTGGGACATCGGCGAGGGCGGCTACCAGGTGGGCAACTTCCCCGGCCTGTGGACGGAGTGGAACGGCAAATACCGCGACACGGTCCGCGACTACTGGCGGGGCGAACCGGCGACGCTCGGCGAATTCGCGTCCCGGCTCACCGGCTCGTCCGACCTCTACGAGGCGACCGGTCGCCGCCCCGGCGCGAGCATCAACTTCGTCATCGCCCACGACGGCTTCACCCTGCACGACCTGGTGTCGTACAACGAGAAGCACAACGAGGCCAACGGCGAGGGCAACAACGACGGCGAGAGCCACAACCGGTCCTGGAACTGCGGCGTCGAGGGGCCGACGGACGATCCGGACATCCTCGATCTGCGCGGGCGGCAGAGCCGCAACATCCTGGCCACCCTGCTGCTCAGTCAGGGGACGCCGATGCTGGCGCACGGCGACGAGATGGGCCGCACCCAGCAAGGCAACAACAACGTCTACTGCCAGGACTCGGAACTGTCCTGGATGGACTGGTCGCTGGCCGACTCCAACGCAGACCTGGTGGAATTCACCAAACGGGTGATCGCACTGCGGATGAAGAATCCGGTGTTCCGTCGCCGCCGGTTCTTCGAGGGCACCCCCATCCGCAGCGGTGACCAGACCCGCGACATCGCCTGGCTCACCCCGGGCGGCGAGGAGATGACCCCCGAGGACTGGGACAGCGGTTTCGGGAAGTCGCTGGCGGTGTTCCTGAACGGCGAGGGCATTCCGGAACCCAATCACCGTGGCGAGCGGGTGGTCGGCGACTCGTTCCTGCTGTGTTTCAACGCCCACGACGAGGAGATCGAATTCTCCACGCCCAACTCCGATTACGCCGACGAATGGGCGGTCGTGCTCGACACCGCCGTCCCGACCGGAGCGAAGGAGGCGGTGATCAAGGCCGGCGATCCGCTGCAGGTCGAGGCCCGGTCGCTGGTCGTGCTGCGCCGGACCGCGTGA
- a CDS encoding VOC family protein yields MLNHARAFSGFAVDDIAAAKSFYSDTLGLEVTEEKMGLLGLHLPQGPVVLIYPKPDHTPASFTILNFAVDDVDKTVDALTERGIRFLRYDGFDQDDKGIMRGHGPDIAWFTDPAGNVLSVLRES; encoded by the coding sequence ATGTTGAATCATGCGAGAGCATTCAGCGGATTCGCCGTCGACGACATCGCCGCGGCCAAATCCTTCTACTCCGACACCCTGGGACTCGAGGTCACCGAGGAGAAGATGGGTCTGCTCGGCCTGCATCTCCCCCAGGGTCCGGTGGTGCTGATCTACCCGAAACCCGATCACACGCCGGCATCGTTCACCATCCTGAACTTCGCCGTGGACGACGTCGACAAGACCGTCGACGCCCTCACCGAGCGCGGAATCCGGTTCCTGCGATACGACGGATTCGACCAGGACGACAAGGGGATCATGCGCGGCCACGGTCCCGATATCGCCTGGTTCACCGACCCCGCGGGCAACGTGCTGTCGGTGCTCAGGGAATCCTGA
- a CDS encoding VOC family protein: MADATIGSILLASTHPERLRDWYTAAFAPKVERTPAEPGYDVLDFDGFYIMLDRRDDVGDTNPEPGRVLLNVEVTDARAAAGRLDDLGATWLSPLEDRDGSWFGTAVDPDGNYVQIIELSARARAEMS, translated from the coding sequence ATGGCCGACGCCACGATCGGAAGCATCCTGCTCGCCAGCACACACCCCGAACGGCTGCGGGACTGGTACACCGCGGCGTTCGCGCCGAAGGTCGAACGGACCCCCGCCGAACCGGGCTACGACGTCCTCGACTTCGACGGCTTCTACATCATGCTCGACCGGCGCGACGACGTAGGTGACACGAATCCCGAACCGGGACGCGTCCTCCTCAACGTGGAGGTCACCGACGCCCGCGCCGCGGCCGGTCGCCTCGACGACCTCGGTGCCACGTGGCTGTCCCCGCTCGAAGACCGCGACGGCAGCTGGTTCGGCACCGCCGTCGATCCCGACGGCAACTACGTCCAGATCATCGAGCTCAGCGCCCGGGCGCGCGCCGAGATGTCCTGA
- a CDS encoding succinate dehydrogenase/fumarate reductase iron-sulfur subunit, with product MGYDARFRVWRGDADGGALQDYSIPVNEGEVVLDIIHRLQATQAPDLAVRWNCKAGKCGSCSAEINGRPRLMCMTRMSTFTEDEVVTVTPLRAFPVIRDLVTDVSFNYEKAREIPSFTPPPGLGPGEYRMQQVDVERSQEFRKCIECFLCQNTCHVVRDHDDNKPAFSGPRFFIRVAELEMHPLDTADRRDAAQEDFGLGLCNITKCCTEVCPEGIKITDNAIIPMKERVVDRRYDPLVWLGNKLFRRG from the coding sequence ATGGGTTACGACGCACGGTTCCGGGTGTGGCGCGGCGACGCCGACGGCGGTGCCCTGCAGGACTACTCCATTCCCGTCAACGAGGGTGAGGTGGTGCTCGACATCATCCACCGGTTGCAGGCCACTCAGGCCCCGGATCTGGCGGTGCGGTGGAACTGCAAGGCGGGCAAATGCGGGTCGTGTTCCGCGGAGATCAACGGGCGGCCACGGCTGATGTGCATGACGCGGATGTCGACGTTCACGGAGGACGAGGTTGTCACGGTGACGCCGCTGCGGGCGTTCCCGGTCATCCGGGACCTCGTCACGGACGTGTCGTTCAACTACGAGAAGGCCCGGGAAATCCCGTCGTTCACCCCGCCGCCGGGGCTCGGGCCGGGCGAGTACCGGATGCAGCAGGTCGACGTCGAGCGGTCGCAGGAGTTCCGCAAGTGCATCGAGTGTTTCCTGTGTCAGAACACGTGCCATGTCGTCCGTGATCACGACGACAACAAGCCGGCGTTCTCCGGTCCCCGCTTCTTCATCCGCGTCGCGGAACTGGAGATGCATCCACTCGACACGGCCGACCGTCGTGACGCGGCGCAGGAAGATTTCGGTCTCGGGCTCTGCAATATCACCAAGTGCTGCACCGAGGTGTGCCCGGAGGGGATCAAGATCACCGACAACGCGATCATTCCGATGAAGGAGCGGGTGGTCGACCGCCGGTACGACCCGCTCGTCTGGTTGGGCAACAAGCTCTTTCGCCGCGGTTAG
- a CDS encoding fumarate reductase/succinate dehydrogenase flavoprotein subunit — protein sequence MTEVERHQYDVVVIGAGGAGLRAVIEAREQGLSVAVVCKSLFGKAHTVMAEGGCAAAMGNANEKDTWQTHFQDTMRGGKFLNNWRMAELHAREAPDRVWELETYGALFDRTPDGRISQRNFGGHTYPRLAHVGDRTGLELIRTMQQKIVSLQQEDFAASGDYEARIKIFAECTISELTKDGDRISGAFGYWRESGRFVLFEAPAVVMATGGIGKSFKVTSNSWEYTGDGHALALRAGANLINMEFVQFHPTGMVWPPSVKGILVTEGVRGDGGVLKNSEGDRFMFSYIPPVFKGQYAETEEEADGWYKDSDNNRRTPDLLPRDEVARAINSEVKAGRQTPHGGVYLDIASRMPADEIVRRLPSMYHQFKELADVDITKEQMEVGPTCHYVMGGIEVDPDSGSSSVAGLFAAGECSGGMHGSNRLGGNSLSDLLVFGRRAGLGAAEYVKSLQERPVVSADAVDAAARMLLSPFDPAVGEGGTTENPYTLHTELQQTMNDLVGIIRKEDEIVRAVEKLTEIKGRIGGVEVEGHRQFNPGWHLAVDLRNMVLVSECVAQAALLRTESRGGHTRDDHPSMESEWRNTLLVCSVVGDMSAHPDSVVPDVTVTREPQVPMRADLLELFDIDELAKYYTDAELAEHPGRQA from the coding sequence ATGACGGAAGTCGAACGCCACCAGTACGACGTCGTGGTCATCGGTGCCGGTGGCGCCGGACTGCGCGCGGTCATCGAGGCCCGGGAACAGGGCCTGTCGGTTGCCGTCGTCTGCAAGTCGCTGTTCGGCAAGGCGCACACGGTCATGGCGGAGGGCGGCTGCGCCGCCGCGATGGGAAACGCCAACGAGAAGGACACCTGGCAGACCCATTTCCAGGACACGATGCGCGGCGGCAAGTTCCTCAACAACTGGCGGATGGCCGAACTGCACGCGCGGGAGGCGCCCGACCGGGTGTGGGAACTCGAGACGTACGGCGCGCTGTTCGACCGGACTCCCGACGGCCGGATCAGCCAGCGCAACTTCGGTGGTCACACCTATCCGCGGCTCGCGCACGTCGGCGACCGCACCGGTCTCGAACTGATCCGCACCATGCAGCAGAAGATCGTGTCGCTGCAGCAGGAGGATTTCGCCGCCAGTGGCGACTACGAGGCCCGGATCAAGATCTTCGCCGAATGCACGATCTCCGAACTCACCAAGGACGGCGACCGGATCTCGGGTGCCTTCGGATACTGGCGTGAGAGTGGACGTTTCGTCCTGTTCGAGGCGCCGGCCGTCGTGATGGCCACCGGCGGGATCGGCAAATCGTTCAAGGTGACGTCCAACTCGTGGGAGTACACCGGCGACGGTCACGCCCTCGCCCTGCGCGCCGGCGCCAACCTCATCAACATGGAATTCGTCCAGTTTCACCCCACCGGCATGGTGTGGCCGCCCAGCGTCAAGGGCATCCTCGTGACGGAGGGCGTCCGCGGTGACGGTGGTGTGCTGAAGAACTCCGAAGGCGACCGGTTCATGTTCTCGTACATCCCGCCGGTCTTCAAAGGCCAGTACGCGGAGACCGAGGAAGAGGCCGACGGCTGGTACAAGGACTCCGACAACAACCGCCGCACACCGGATCTGCTTCCCCGCGACGAGGTGGCCCGGGCCATCAACTCCGAGGTCAAGGCAGGCCGGCAGACACCGCACGGCGGCGTGTACCTCGACATCGCCTCGCGGATGCCCGCCGACGAAATCGTGCGGCGGCTGCCCTCGATGTACCACCAGTTCAAGGAACTCGCCGACGTCGACATCACGAAGGAACAGATGGAGGTCGGGCCCACCTGCCATTACGTGATGGGCGGCATCGAGGTCGACCCCGACAGCGGGTCGTCGAGCGTCGCCGGTCTGTTCGCCGCGGGGGAGTGCTCCGGCGGGATGCACGGTTCCAACCGGCTCGGCGGCAACTCGCTGTCCGACCTACTCGTGTTCGGTCGCCGTGCGGGACTGGGGGCGGCGGAGTACGTGAAGTCGTTGCAGGAACGTCCGGTCGTCTCCGCCGACGCGGTGGACGCGGCGGCCCGGATGTTGTTGTCGCCTTTCGACCCCGCGGTCGGGGAGGGTGGCACCACCGAGAATCCCTACACTCTCCACACCGAACTGCAGCAGACCATGAACGACCTCGTCGGCATCATCCGCAAGGAAGACGAAATCGTCCGCGCCGTGGAGAAACTCACCGAGATCAAGGGCCGTATCGGGGGAGTCGAGGTCGAGGGGCACCGCCAGTTCAACCCGGGCTGGCACCTCGCCGTCGACCTGCGGAACATGGTGCTGGTCAGCGAATGCGTCGCGCAGGCGGCGCTGCTGCGCACCGAAAGTCGCGGCGGGCACACCCGGGACGACCACCCGAGCATGGAATCGGAGTGGCGCAACACGCTGCTGGTGTGCAGCGTGGTCGGCGACATGTCCGCACATCCCGATTCGGTGGTCCCGGACGTCACGGTGACCCGCGAGCCTCAGGTACCGATGCGCGCAGACCTGTTGGAACTCTTCGACATCGACGAACTCGCCAAGTACTACACGGACGCCGAACTCGCGGAACATCCGGGAAGGCAGGCCTGA
- the bioD gene encoding dethiobiotin synthase, producing MSVLVITGTSTDVGKTVVTAALAAAARAAGLSVAVCKPAQTGVAPGEPGDLAEVTRLSGVTAVVELARYPEPLAPDTAARRSGLPMLRCADVVETVRALDAGHDLVLVEGAGGLLVRLGADGFTLVDLALALDAPAVVVAAAGLGTLNHTDLTIRALSAAGLVCAGTVIGSWPDDPDLAERCNLADLPAVTGIDIAGSVPAGSGRLDAASFGAAASTWFDATWLTATVTARRSAGVRIP from the coding sequence ATGAGCGTCCTGGTGATCACCGGAACGTCGACCGACGTCGGTAAGACGGTGGTCACGGCCGCGCTCGCGGCGGCGGCACGCGCAGCCGGCCTGTCCGTGGCGGTGTGCAAGCCCGCCCAGACCGGCGTCGCTCCCGGCGAACCGGGCGATCTGGCCGAGGTGACCAGACTGTCCGGTGTCACGGCGGTCGTGGAACTCGCTCGCTACCCCGAACCACTCGCCCCCGACACCGCCGCCCGGCGCAGCGGCCTGCCGATGCTGCGCTGCGCCGACGTCGTCGAGACGGTCCGCGCCCTCGACGCCGGGCACGACCTGGTGCTCGTCGAGGGCGCGGGCGGCCTGCTGGTGCGGCTGGGGGCCGACGGTTTCACTCTCGTCGATCTCGCGCTCGCCCTCGACGCTCCGGCCGTCGTGGTCGCCGCCGCCGGGCTCGGCACCCTCAACCACACCGACCTCACGATCCGGGCGCTGTCGGCGGCCGGCCTGGTCTGCGCCGGCACGGTGATCGGGTCGTGGCCGGACGATCCGGACCTCGCCGAGCGGTGCAATCTCGCGGACCTGCCCGCGGTGACCGGAATCGACATCGCCGGCTCGGTGCCCGCGGGCAGCGGACGCCTCGACGCGGCGTCGTTCGGTGCGGCCGCGTCCACCTGGTTCGACGCGACCTGGCTGACGGCGACGGTCACCGCGCGCCGATCCGCGGGCGTCAGGATTCCCTGA
- a CDS encoding 8-amino-7-oxononanoate synthase, giving the protein MSTNRTFTTWLDDVEDRRRAAGLRRELRPRTPGNALIDLASNDYLGLVRHPEVLHGAMTALRRWGAGATGSRLVTGSTTEHELLESELAEFVGAEAGLVFSSGYTANLGAVTALSGAGSLIVSDAGSHASLVDACRLSRARVAVAPHSDLDFVRSALATRPEERALVVTDSVFSADGDLAPLVALHRVCREHGAFLVVDEAHGVGVRGAGGRGLVHEVGLAGEPDIVVTATLSKSLASQGGAVLASEKVRAHLVDAARTFIFDTGLAPAAVGAARAALGVLRREPHRAQSVLDRAQDLARFTGAGTPESAVVSVILGDPQRAVDAAAACRDQGLHVGCFRPPSVPEGTSRLRLTARATLDQDELARIETVLTDVLAGASA; this is encoded by the coding sequence GTGAGTACCAACCGCACCTTCACCACCTGGCTCGACGACGTCGAGGACCGGCGGCGCGCCGCGGGGCTGCGCCGCGAGCTGCGTCCCCGCACGCCCGGCAACGCGCTCATCGACCTGGCGTCCAACGACTACCTCGGGCTCGTTCGGCACCCGGAGGTGCTGCACGGCGCGATGACCGCACTCCGCCGCTGGGGCGCGGGGGCCACCGGCTCGCGTCTGGTCACGGGATCGACCACCGAGCACGAACTGCTCGAATCGGAACTCGCCGAGTTCGTCGGCGCCGAGGCCGGGCTGGTGTTCTCCTCCGGATACACCGCGAATCTCGGTGCCGTCACCGCACTGTCCGGCGCCGGGTCACTGATCGTCTCCGATGCGGGCAGCCACGCCTCGCTCGTCGACGCCTGCCGGCTGTCCCGGGCCCGGGTGGCCGTCGCACCGCACTCCGATCTCGACTTCGTCCGCAGTGCTCTGGCCACCCGGCCGGAGGAGCGGGCGCTGGTCGTCACCGATTCGGTGTTCAGTGCGGACGGCGATCTGGCACCGCTCGTCGCACTCCACCGGGTGTGCCGCGAGCACGGCGCGTTCCTCGTCGTGGACGAGGCGCACGGAGTAGGAGTCCGCGGCGCAGGGGGACGCGGACTCGTGCACGAGGTGGGGCTCGCGGGCGAACCCGACATCGTCGTCACCGCCACGCTGTCGAAGTCGCTGGCCAGCCAGGGCGGCGCGGTGCTGGCGTCGGAGAAGGTCCGCGCGCATCTCGTCGACGCCGCGCGCACGTTCATCTTCGACACCGGACTGGCCCCGGCGGCCGTCGGGGCGGCGCGGGCGGCCCTCGGCGTGCTGCGGCGCGAACCCCACCGTGCACAGTCCGTCCTGGACCGCGCGCAGGATCTGGCCCGATTCACCGGTGCCGGAACCCCCGAGTCCGCCGTGGTCTCCGTGATCCTCGGCGACCCGCAGCGTGCCGTCGACGCGGCCGCCGCATGCCGCGACCAGGGGCTGCACGTCGGCTGCTTCCGGCCCCCGTCGGTGCCCGAGGGCACGTCGCGTCTGCGGCTCACCGCCCGGGCGACGCTCGATCAGGACGAACTCGCGCGGATCGAGACCGTGCTCACGGACGTCCTGGCGGGAGCGTCGGCATGA
- a CDS encoding FadR/GntR family transcriptional regulator: MMFEPIARKSASTEVFDQITARVLGGDLTAGEALPSERRLAEAFGVSRPAVREAIQKLAQAGLVEVRQGDATSVRDFRQHGGPELLSQLLVRGGEPDFAVVRSVLEARRMIGVQVARLAATRATDESGAVLRAAVDHLASASDPVAQQVGALAFWERVVDTADSIAFRLIFNSLRNAYEPTMTAMAAVMVAEVGRTDLYRGLAEAISAHDDDLAAQTAITLLDLGTAAVTAVIDTLQHDSEKDT, translated from the coding sequence ATGATGTTCGAGCCGATCGCGCGGAAATCCGCCTCCACCGAAGTCTTCGACCAGATCACCGCACGGGTGCTGGGCGGCGACCTCACCGCCGGCGAAGCCCTTCCGAGCGAGCGACGCCTCGCCGAGGCGTTCGGGGTGTCGCGGCCCGCGGTCCGGGAAGCGATCCAGAAACTGGCCCAGGCGGGACTCGTCGAGGTCCGGCAGGGGGACGCCACCTCGGTCCGCGACTTCCGGCAGCACGGCGGGCCCGAACTGCTGTCCCAGTTGCTCGTTCGCGGCGGCGAACCCGACTTCGCGGTGGTCCGCAGCGTGCTCGAGGCCCGGCGGATGATCGGCGTGCAGGTTGCCCGGCTCGCCGCGACCCGGGCAACCGACGAGTCGGGAGCGGTCCTCCGGGCTGCGGTCGATCACCTCGCGTCCGCCAGCGACCCCGTCGCGCAGCAGGTCGGCGCCCTGGCCTTCTGGGAGCGCGTGGTCGACACCGCCGATTCCATCGCGTTCCGCCTCATCTTCAACAGCCTTCGCAACGCGTACGAACCGACCATGACGGCCATGGCCGCCGTCATGGTCGCCGAGGTCGGTCGCACCGACCTGTACCGCGGCCTGGCTGAGGCGATCTCCGCGCACGACGACGATCTCGCGGCGCAGACCGCCATCACCCTCCTCGACCTCGGGACGGCGGCCGTGACCGCCGTGATCGACACACTGCAGCACGATTCGGAGAAGGACACATGA
- a CDS encoding adenosylmethionine--8-amino-7-oxononanoate transaminase has protein sequence MTSPSLSADDITSLDASLLWHPYGAFPASTTPLVVTEACGTRLTLADGRELVDGMSSWWAAVHGYRHPVLDAAATAQLGRMSHVMFGGLTHEPAARLAQLLVEITPDGLDTVFLADSGSVSVEVAVKMCLQYWRSRGRPERHRLLTWRGGYHGDTFAPMSVCDPDGGMHSLWTDVLARQVFAGPPPRDFDAQYVAEFERLVAAHAGELAAVIVEPVVQGAGGMRFHDPRYLSELRRICDEHELLLVFDEIATGFGRTGELFAADHAGVGPDIMCVGKALTGGYMTLAATLCSTDVAETISAGEAGGLMHGPTFMANPLACAVAVASIELLLSRDWRGEVANVRRELESGLAPARELPGVRDVRVLGAIGVIELAEPVDMRFATDAAVAAGVWLRPFRNLIYAMPPYVCTSEDVRKITTGMLAAARTSTQS, from the coding sequence GTGACCTCTCCGAGCCTCTCCGCCGACGACATCACGTCCCTCGACGCCTCGCTGCTCTGGCATCCGTACGGCGCGTTCCCCGCCTCGACCACCCCGCTCGTGGTGACCGAGGCGTGCGGGACGCGCCTGACCCTCGCCGACGGTCGCGAACTCGTCGACGGCATGAGTTCGTGGTGGGCCGCCGTCCACGGCTACCGGCATCCCGTCCTCGACGCCGCGGCGACCGCGCAGCTCGGGCGAATGAGTCACGTGATGTTCGGCGGGCTCACCCACGAACCTGCCGCGCGACTGGCCCAGCTGCTCGTGGAGATCACCCCGGACGGCCTGGACACGGTGTTCCTCGCCGATTCCGGTTCGGTGTCCGTCGAGGTCGCCGTGAAGATGTGCCTGCAGTACTGGCGCAGTCGCGGCAGACCGGAGCGGCATCGGCTGCTCACCTGGCGCGGCGGCTACCACGGCGACACGTTCGCGCCGATGAGCGTCTGCGACCCGGACGGCGGCATGCACTCCCTGTGGACGGACGTCCTGGCCCGGCAGGTCTTCGCGGGACCGCCGCCGCGCGACTTCGACGCGCAGTACGTCGCGGAGTTCGAGCGCCTGGTGGCAGCGCATGCCGGCGAACTGGCGGCGGTCATCGTGGAGCCGGTGGTGCAGGGCGCCGGCGGCATGCGGTTCCACGACCCCCGGTACCTGTCGGAGCTGCGGCGGATCTGCGACGAGCACGAACTTCTGCTGGTGTTCGACGAGATCGCGACCGGTTTCGGCCGCACCGGCGAGCTGTTCGCCGCGGACCACGCCGGCGTCGGCCCCGACATCATGTGCGTCGGCAAAGCCCTCACCGGCGGTTACATGACGCTCGCGGCGACACTCTGCTCCACCGACGTGGCGGAGACCATCAGCGCCGGCGAGGCGGGTGGTCTGATGCACGGGCCCACGTTCATGGCCAATCCGCTCGCCTGCGCGGTCGCGGTGGCGTCGATCGAACTCCTGCTGTCGCGCGACTGGCGAGGCGAGGTCGCGAACGTGCGCCGCGAACTCGAATCGGGTCTCGCACCGGCGCGGGAACTCCCCGGCGTCCGGGACGTCCGGGTGCTCGGCGCGATCGGGGTGATCGAACTCGCCGAACCCGTCGACATGCGGTTCGCGACCGACGCCGCGGTGGCGGCCGGCGTCTGGTTGCGGCCGTTCCGGAATCTGATCTACGCGATGCCGCCGTATGTGTGCACCAGCGAGGACGTGCGGAAGATCACAACCGGAATGCTTGCTGCCGCACGGACCTCCACCCAGAGCTGA